Proteins encoded within one genomic window of Hevea brasiliensis isolate MT/VB/25A 57/8 chromosome 8, ASM3005281v1, whole genome shotgun sequence:
- the LOC110647751 gene encoding uncharacterized protein LOC110647751 encodes MTLWIFRTLVLLSRNTSQLLHKPPALHSVSLLFFSAFRSTESKPKTTIFDYLINQLQFSPESASVVSSSTTKYLIEPQNADSVLNFLIKNGFSKAHIENVVRRVPRILSASLENKIKPKIKIFRDLGFNSIDVADIVSADPWILDYSADNKLGPSILALKNVLGSDADVSTLLKISGWFLKKDLERTLIPNIKYLKSCGISSSQIFGCVFNFPRFFLEKPENIKEFVRRVDEMGVDRKSKTFLPAIRVLGSMTKENWERKLKLFRELGFSEDNILFAFGRVAQVLAVSERKIKEVTQLLLSVENINISYIICHPEFVTSELLRSE; translated from the coding sequence ATGACTCTCTGGATCTTCAGAACTCTCGTATTACTCTCTCGAAACACCTCTCAGCTTCTCCACAAACCTCCAGCCCTGCATTCAGTATCCCTCCTTTTCTTTTCCGCTTTTAGGTCCACAGAATCTAAACCCAAAACCACAATCTTTGATTACTTGATCAATCAACTACAGTTCTCCCCTGAATCCGCTTCAGTTGTCTCATCATCAACTACTAAGTACCTCATAGAACCCCAAAATGCAGATTCGGTGCTAAATTTCCTCATAAAAAATGGTTTCTCTAAAGCCCACATTGAAAATGTTGTACGAAGAGTGCCCCGTATTCTCTCTGCTAGTCTTGAGAATAAAATCAAGCCAAAAATCAAGATTTTTCGGGACTTGGGTTTTAATTCCATCGATGTTGCTGATATAGTATCTGCTGATCCTTGGATTTTGGATTATAGTGCGGATAATAAGCTCGGGCCATCAATTTTAGCCTTAAAGAATGTGTTGGGATCTGACGCTGATGTTTCTACGTTGTTAAAGATTTCTGGATGGTTTCTAAAGAAGGATTTGGAAAGGACATTGATACCTAACATCAAATACTTGAAGAGTTGTGGGATTAGTTCCTCACAAATCTTTGGATGTGTGTTTAACTTTCCACGGTTTTTTCTAGAGAAGCCAGAGAATATTAAGGAATTTGTTAGAAGGGTTGATGAAATGGGCGTTGATAGGAAATCTAAGACGTTTCTTCCTGCCATTAGGGTGCTGGGTTCCATGACTAAAGAGAATTGGGAGCGCAAATTGAAACTCTTCAGGGAACTGGGGTTCTCAGAGGATAATATTTTGTTTGCTTTTGGGAGGGTAGCTCAAGTACTTGCAGTATCTGAGAGGAAGATTAAGGAAGTAACTCAGTTGTTGCTAAGTGTTGAGAACATCAACATCTCTTACATTATTTGCCACCCAGAGTTTGTGACATCGGAACTTTTGAGgtctgaatag